A part of Kryptolebias marmoratus isolate JLee-2015 linkage group LG8, ASM164957v2, whole genome shotgun sequence genomic DNA contains:
- the dnajc16 gene encoding dnaJ homolog subfamily C member 16 produces the protein MTGSNMSLSLAVVLVVLSVLLAESSHAGPEMDPYKILGVTRSASQAEIKKVYKRLAKEWHPDKNKSPGAEDMFIKITKSYEILSNEDKRTIYDRYGQTDDSQPYSNGRYGHRQDSFYFDESFFNFPFNSKTHRDFGDSRYALHFNQYVNELVPDSYRRPYLIKITSDWCFSCIHIEPVWKEVVQEMETLGVGIGVVDVGYERRLANHLGAHRTPSILGVINGKVTFFHFAVAKEHLRQFVEDLLPQRLVEWITDKNDQQFLNSWHDLNKPHVLLFDQVPSVPLLYKLAAFAYKDYLQFGYVDQGLSETADLQKRFNINTYAPTMLVFKENISKPADIIQAKGMKKQIIDEFMSNNKFLLAPRLVNQKLFDELCPVKQFHRRRKYCVLLITGDEETFSFRNQAFLSFASSNTKEVVRFAYVYQRLQQPLCDILMDSKDSSPSAPQVVILERRNTAGKALFKPVTTWNGSEEDKQRLQAELERLQKDPSILIHDAVLPELNNEFASIFIIRWVYASYDYLSEVIDDILHNNWREMMPLLSLIFSALFILFGTVVIQAFSDSSDEKQMKPKAKEAENGSSENLSTSSRPPKKNFVEVTELTDITYLSNLVKLRPGHMNIVLVLTDASKNILLSKFAKEVYSFTGSLTLHFSFLNLDKHSEWMNTLLEYAQDAVQIDADEDDGGSRRVDYTGYVLALNGHKKYLCLFKPVYTGEDHDSKSSEDEGGAAGGKLRSSSRENHPARKSNRSRSTSTLQIHHKLDRLGLWMERLMEGTLPRYYVPAWPGLDKITPTK, from the exons ATGACAGGGTCCAACATGTCTCTGTCCCTGGCTGTGGTGCTGGTGGTCCTATCTGTGCTGCTGGCAGAATCAAGCCATGCTGGGCCTGAGATGGACCCATACAAAATATTAGGAGTAACCAGGAGTGCAAGCCAGGCAGAGATCAAGAAGGTCTATAAGCGTCTTGCAAAAGAATg GCatccagacaaaaacaaaagtccagGTGCTGAGGACATGTTTATTAAGATTACTAAATCCTATGAG ATCCTGTCCAATGAGGACAAACGTACCATTTACGACCGCTACGGGCAGACTGATGATAGCCAGCCGTACAGCAACGGTCGCTACGGCCATCGCCAAGACAGCTTCTACTTTGACGAGTCCTTCTTCAACTTCCCATTTAACAGCAAGACCCATAGAGACTTTGGTGACAGCAGGTACGCGCTGCACTTCAACCAGTACGTCAACGAGTTGGTGCCTGACAGCTACAGGAGACCCTACCTGATAAAGATCACCTCCGACTGGTGCTTCAGCTGCATCCATATCGAGCCCGTCTGGAAGGAGGTGGTGCAGGAGATGGAGACTCTAG GTGTTGGGATTGGTGTGGTTGATGTTGGCTATGAGAGGCGGCTAGCTAATCACCTCGGTGCTCACCGCACCCCGTCCATACTTGGCGTTATCAATGGCAAAGTGACGTTTTTCCATTTTGCCGTAGCAAAAGAGCACTTGAGGCAGTTTGTTGAAGACCTTCTTCCTCAGAGACTTGTGGAGTGG atcACTGACAAGAATGACCAGCAGTTTTTGAACAGCTGGCACGATCTGAACAAGCCACACGTGCTTCTGTTTGACCAGGTGCCTTCGGTTCCTCTGCTGTACAAA CTGGCAGCTTTTGCTTATAAGGACTACTTGCAGTTTGGTTATGTGGATCAGGGTCTGTCGGAGACTGCTGACCTGCAGAAACGCTTTAACATAAACACTTACGCTCCGACCATGCtggtatttaaagaaaacatcagcAAACCTGCTGATATCATTCAG GCTAAAGGAATGAAAAAGCAAATCATCGACGAGTTCATGTCGAACAACAAGTTTCTCCTCGCCCCGCGGCTCGTCAACCAGAAGCTCTTTGATGAGCTCTGTCCCGTCAAACAGTTTCACAGACGCAGGAA ATACTGTGTCCTGCTGATCACAGGGGATGAGGagactttttcttttaggaaCCAGGCGTTTCTCTCGTTTGCATCCTCCAACACCAAGGAGGTCGTGAGGTTTGCTTATGTGTACCAGCGGCTGCAACAGCCACTTTGTGACATCCTCATGGACAGCAAGGACAGCTCACCTTCGGCACCACAG gtggtGATCCTGGAGAGGCGGAACACAGCCGGTAAGGCATTGTTCAAACCAGTCACCACGTGGAACGGCAGCGAGGAAGACAAGCAGCGTCTTCAGGCGGAGCTGGAGCGACTTCAGAAGGACCCGTCCATCCTCATCCACGACGCAGTGCTGCCTGAACTCAACAACGAGTTTGCCTCC ATATTTATAATCCGGTGGGTCTATGCTTCTTATGATTACCTCTCTGAAGTCATCGATGATATCCTGCATAACAACTG GCGAGAGATGATGCCTCTTCTGTCCCTCATCTTCTCTGCTTTGTTCATCTTGTTTGGGACTGTGGTCATCCAGGCCTTCAG TGACTCAagtgatgaaaaacaaatgaaaccaaaagcaaaagaagcagaaaacggATCATCTGAGAACCTTAGTACCTCGAG TCGGCCTCCTAAGAAGAACTTTGTGGAGGTGACGGAGCTGACGGACATCACCTACCTGAGCAACCTGGTGAAGCTGAGGCCGGGACACATGAACATCGTCCTCGTTCTCACCGACGCCTCCAAGAACATCCTTCTGAGCAAGTTCGCCAAGGAGGTCTACTCTTTCACAGG GAGTCTGACGCTGCACTTCTCCTTCCTGAACCTGGACAAGCACAGCGAGTGGATGAACACGCTGCTGGAATACGCTCAGGACGCCGTGCAGATCGACGCAGACGAAGACGACGGGGGGAGCCGCAGGGTAGACTACACCGGCTACGTGCTCGCTCTGAACGGCCACAAAAAGTACCTGTGTCTGTTCAAGCCCGTCTACACGGGGGAGGACCACGACAGCAAGTCATCTGAGGATGAGGGGGGGGCGGCAGGAGGGAAGCTGAGATCCAGTTCCCGCGAAAACCACCCAGCGCGCAAATCCAACCGCTCCCGCAGCACGTCCACCCTGCAGATCCACCACAAACTGGACCGCCTGGGCCTGTGGATGGAGAGGCTGATGGAGGGCACGTTGCCCCGGTACTACGTCCCAGCCTGGCCAGGACTCGACAAGATCACCCCCACTAAATAG
- the casp9 gene encoding caspase-9 has protein sequence MEEQHRKILQRNRINLVRDLEPSNFYEALLEKGVFTQDNVDEIKNSGTRRDQARKLLQVLETRGRRAFPLFLECLQELGQHHLVEILQNGAPPIQIQPATPTEVVRPVLNPLPLISLVDVDKQSKDIFPVRPLHPTTPTPSPGTEPFEPGPHGKTRRDSIQRYKMDASPCGLCLIINNVEFEPNSGLNNRNGSNVDCEKLKTRFEALNFIVEVKTNLKQRQMKRELSDLSKKDHSQYDCCVVAMLSHGTEVRHNRFPGAVYGVDGQYVTVQSIIEYLNGQNAPSLQEKPKLFFLQACGGDEKDTGFDVSPYEAQPSHRGLDDQTDSIPTSSSSDSVSTPDEVDARASLPTPSDILVSYSTFPGYVSWRDLQEGSWYVEKLNCILEKNADVFDLATMLMMVNNEVAQNSAKGVFKQMPGSFNFLRKLLFFQTQT, from the exons ATGGAGGAACAACACAGGAAGATTCTTCAGCGAAACAGGATTAATTTGGTGAGAGACTTGGAGCCATCAAACTTTTACGAGGCCCTTCTTGAAAAAGGAGTTTTCACCCAGGATAATGTCGATGAAATAAAG AACTCTGGGACCAGACGAGACCAGGCCAGAAAATTACTCCAGGTCTTGGAAACCCGCGGGAGGAGAGCCTTTCCATTATTCCTGGAGTGTCTCCAGGAACTTGGTCAGCATCATTTGGTAGAAATCTTACAGAATGGGGCTCCACCAATTCAGATTCAACCTGCAACACCGACAGAAGTTGTTCGCCCTGTTCTAAATCCTCTCCCCCTCA TCTCTCTCGTGGATGTTGATAAACAAAGCAAAGATATCTTCCCTGTGCGTCCATTACATCCTACCACTCCCACTCCAT CCCCTGGGACAGAGCCCTTTGAACCAGGACCGCATGGCAAAACACGCAGGGATAGTATTCAA AGGTATAAAATGGATGCCAGCCCGTGTGGTCTTTGTCTCATCATAAACAACGTGGAGTTTGAGCCTAACAGTGGACTAAATAATCGCAACGGCTCCAACGTAGACTGTGAGAAGCTGAAGACAAGATTCGAAGCCCTCAACTTTATCGTTGAAGTCAAGACAAACCTGAAGCAAAGA CAAATGAAACGTGAGCTGTCAGATTTGTCTAAAAAGGATCACTCCCAGTATGACTGCTGTGTGGTTGCCATGCTCTCCCACGGGACTGAG GTGAGGCATAACCGTTTTCCTGGTGCTGTTTATGGTGTGGATGGACAGTATGTCACAGTTCAGAGCATCATAGAGTACCTCAATGGCCAGAACGCCCCTTCTTTacaagaaaaacccaaacttttCTTCCTGCAGGCCTGCGGAGGAG ATGAAAAAGACACAGGCTTTGACGTGTCCCCTTATGAGGCTCAGCCATCACACAGAGGATTAGATGACCAGACGGATTCCATCCCGACGTCGTCCAGCAGCGACTCTGTGAGCACGCCTGATGAGGTCGACGCCAGAGCCTCTCTGCCCACGCCGAGTGACATCCTGGTGTCCTACTCTACTTtccctg GTTACGTTTCCTGGAGAGACCTTCAGGAAGGGTCCTGGTACGTCGAGAAACTGAACTGCATTCTTGAGAAAAACGCAGATGTTTTTGACTTGGCCACAATGCTGATGATG GTTAACAATGAAGTTGCCCAAAACTCTGCTAAAGGGGTCTTCAAACAAATGCCCGGATCCTTTAATTTCCTCCGGAAACTCCTCTTCTTTCAAACCCAGACATAA